The following nucleotide sequence is from Aminobacterium mobile DSM 12262.
GACAAGGGCATCTTCAGGCGAACCATAATCATTTTCCCTAGAGACAGTGAAATATATCCCCTCATATTCATCCCCTGCATATACAAGGGGAGGACTCTCTCTTTCTTCTATAATCTTATAGCAATTATCCGCTATCTGAAGAATTTTCCCTCTTGCATCAACAAACAAATAATTAGTCCCTAACTTTCCACTGGCAATATATCCCTTCTCTGCAAAAGAATGGAGAACTTCTTTTGCTTCGTCAATGTTTTTACAGTGCTCAGCGATATAACGGGGAATGTAGTGATTCATAAATCCGTCATATTTAGGAGGATCAACGTAGGGTAGCTCTCCCTCGTAAGGACCAACATAACATTCTTTATGTTGCCACTGGGCTGGGACATCTGCGCCTCCTGCAAGACCTTTCTCGTTAACAAAAAACGACACTCCTGTATCTGCAGTACCCATTTCTCCGAAAAACTTATACGGTTTTTTATCACCTGGAGGCACTTTTGTTATTTTCTTAAGATAGGCTGATTGTAGATCTACAGCGGTTTCCCTCGTTTTATGAAAAATAATCTGTCCATCCCTTGTTGCCGGTGGAGCAACTGCAAATGAAGTACATCCTACTCCTTCATAAAAAAGGGCTAAATCCCTGTATCTTCCAAAAGTGAAAGCAATGTAAAGCTCCCGATCTATTCCAACCTTATCAGCAATAGCGTTAAGCTCATCGATCCAATAAGAACAATTAATCTTCTTGGAAAGGTCTATTGAAAGCTTCGCGAATTGCCTTAGCTGGTCTTCTTTACCCTCAGCTCGTGACATAAATGTATTGTATGCCCTTAAAATAGAATCTCGGTTGACTTCTCCCCACATTGCCCCTACTTCAGCTGCTGATCCTTGCAAAAAAATCACTTCATCTGAAGGGACTGCAGCAAAAGCAGAAGTACTAAAAAGAACCGTTATAGTCGTCATTAACACTATTAAACGCTTCATTTTAATGCCTCCTTTTGATAAGAATGGAGGAGTCTTTACCTCCTTCATTCTTAAAAAAATAGAGCACCCCAAAAACTCTTTCTTCTACTTGCTACATACACTTAGTACAACGTGCACATTCCACTCTATAAAATCTTGTTAGGATTGAGGTAAGTACTGATTTTCCAACTCTCTGAAAATATTAAAACCTACGAGTTCTTTAAAATCTTTAAAGGGTGCCACTAAATCATTTCGCCCTTCTGCTATTTTATCCCCGCTTATCGCTTCAAGGTATGTTGTCATTCCCTTAATAGCTGCAAATAACGGACCGACAGGAATACTGACTCGACCAACTTTCATCTTTTTCAAAGTTTCAATGGGGATAAGGGGGGTTTTTCCTCCACTCACTGCATCGAATAAGTTGATACTAATTGGGGCTTTTACTTCATCAATAATTTTTTGAATTTGCTCTTTTGATTGTGGAGCCTCAACAAAAATTAAATCAGCTCCTGCATCTGCATAAGCATTAGCTCTTTTTATAGCCTCATCAACTCCAGCTACAGCAATAGCATCTGTACGAGCATTAATAACGAAGTCGGGATCCAGTTCATTTTTCGCAGCGACACAAGCTTCGATCTTCAGAACCATTTCTTCCTTAGAAATAATCTGTTTCCCTTCAAGGTGCCCACATCGCTTAGGGAAAAGTTGATCTTCAATATTCATACCAGCAGCACCAATACGGATCAATTCTTTCGTCACGTACATGGCGTTAATACTACTTCCAAACCCCGTATCGGCATCAGCCATAATAGGTATATCCACCGCATTCACTATATTTTTGGTAAAACTCAACATTTCCCCGAAAGAAAGAAATGCCATATCAGGCAAACCAAGCCACGTGGCAGATAGCCCAAAACCACTCACTTGAAGAGCTTCAAAACCAGCCTTTTCTATAAGTTTTGCAGAAATGGCATCATGGGCTCCTGGACAAACAAGTGCTCTTCTTTCAAAAATCATTTTTTTAAGACTGGTTGTTTTTCTCAATGTTAATTCCCCCATCAATAAGAATACGTTCTCGCTTTAAAAGTGCCCTGTTCCATATAAAAGCCACAACCACTGCTATTCCACCAGCTATAGAAACTCCAACGTTTGGGAATAGGAGCAAAATACCACCTGCTAAAAAAAGAACTCGGCTCATTAAAGCTACAACGCCCTTTCCAAACCCGAAAAAACCATACGCTATTGCTATAGAACCCACAAAACCAGTAACTCCATGACATAAAATAGAAGGGAGCGGTCCTCTGCCCACAAGAGATGGATTGAGCGCAAAAAAATAAGGCAGTATAAACGCTACAGCTCCAAGTTTAATGGCATTAAGCCCAGTCTTTACCCAGTCCCCCTTAGAAATACTGGCTGCAGCAACAGCTGCGGTACAGGTAGGAGGAGTTACCCCTCCTAAGATCGCCCAATAAATAAAGAAGAGATGAGCAGCAACCTCATCAATGCCAATTTTCAACAACGGAGGAACGAGAATAGAGACAGAAAGGACGTAAGTAGGAACTACCGGTAGGGATGTACCTAAAATAAACGGAACAATTGTAGCAACAAGAAGAGCTATAAAAATATTGGATCCTCCATGCTTTAATATCAAGCCACTTACTTTAGGAGCTATGCCAGTAATTCCAATGAGGTTCACCAACACACTGACGGAGACAAGAATTGGAACAATTCTTGCTACATCGGCTCCACCCTCAGCAAGCGCCGATAAAATTTTTTGGGGTGTTTCTTTGATTTTCCCTTTCGTAAAATCACATATGGCCAATATTATTATGGTAGAGATACTCGCGTAAAAACCCGCCTTAAGAAGAGGCTGTCCCACTGTTATAAGATAAAGAAGAATAACGGTGGGGATAATAAGTCCCGCCATCCGCTCAAAAGTAAGGACATCTTTCCACTTAGGAATTTCCTCTTCAGGGACGGCAGAGAGCCCCCTCCGCTTCGTCTGAAAATGAACACCGCTGAATACGCCCGTATAAAAGAGGAAGCATGGTAGTATGGCGTAACCTATGATCTTCATATAAGAGATATTCAGGAATTCAGCCATCATAAAAGCCGTAATACTCATAATTGGAGGAGTAATGCCTCCTCCGGAAGAGGCTATGGCTTCTACCGCTCCTGCAAATTCAGGGCGATATCCAAGGCGCTTCATAAGCGGAATAGTATAGCTTCCTGTAACCATAACATTTGCTACAGAACTGCCCGAAATGCTTCCAAAAAGGGCACTTGAGACTACCGCCGCCTTCGCCGGTCCTCCAACAAAACGGCCTGTAAGAGCTAGCGCTAAATCAATAAAGGTTTTACCTCCTCCTGTAGCAGACAGTAATGATCCGAAGATAATAAACATAGCTATAAAGGTAGCGGACATACCGGTGACACTACCGAACAACCCGAGGGGAGAAAAATATATAGAGTTCATAATAAACTCAAAGGACAATCCTCGTATCTTCCAAATTCCTCCTAAATGAGGAGCTACGTATATATAGAGGAAAAGCAAAGTGACAATAATAGGAATAGCTGGTCCTACAGTTCGACGGGCAGCTTCTAAAACAATAATCATAAGTGCTGTTCCTAAAACAAGATCGAACGTTGTGGCTCCGCCAGGATTCATGTAAATTCCAAGAGCTTTACTTATGGCATTTATACATGCAATAGCAATAATTGCGATAAGGAATATATCCCAAAGATATGAACGATCATTATTGTTCTCCTCCCCTTGACGGAAAGGGCAGTGGAGTAACGCTATGGAAACCCCGAGGGCAACATGAAGAGCCCTCACTTGTATATCGAGTAAGTGCTGAAAAAACATGGGAACAATCAATTGCGTGAGAGAAAAAATAATACCGCTCCAGAACAAAATCTTATCTACGTGTTTTTTGAAAAAGTTTTGTAAATCCACCCTGTTCTACCCCCCTTGTTAACTTACTCTTTTCGAGGGTGCGGGAGGTAGGAAAAAATCCTACCTCCATTTTTACTATAGGATTTTTTACTTATACTCTGGTGGAATAAAATATTCTGGCACTTCTATACCTTTCTCTTTCGCATAACGAATGAGTCCGGCATGGGCAGGAATAAAGGCATCCTCTGGCGCATATTTAAAGTAGTCTGCCACAGGATCCCATCCTTTTACAGGAGAGTAAGCTGCCGCCACTTCTTCAAAACCTTCCATATAGGATTTAATAATGTTATAAGCCACCTCTTCAGACATATCCGCAGTAGCTACAGCCCCTGCTATAGGACACTCTTCCCATATAGGGCCTACATCGGGAAGTTGAGAGATAGTTCCTTTTTCAGTCTTTAAAAAGCTCATGCTGGGAATCTTTTCCCGTATTTTTTTCACATCTTCTTCTGAATATCCAATAACTGTTAATGGGTTCGTAATATTGACTTCTATCAGGGAAGCATCCATAGAATTTAACCCACTGGATTTCTGAAGCCCTACTATACGCCCTTCTTTCAGCGCATTTACTGCGTCTCCATACGCCATGGGCATAAGATTAATTTTCGTGCCCAAAATATCGTTATACTGCATAATGTAAGAAGCAGAAGCAGATCCTGGGATGCCTGGACAAAATCTCTTCCCTGCAAAATCCCCAAAAGATTTTATGCCAGCATCTTTTCTTACATAGAGACGATCGGCAAATACATTTCTCAAAAAGAGCCATCGAACGTTTGTATAAGGTTTTTCACCTTCAAAAGCTCCCTTGCCTTCATAAAGCTGAAGAGTAGATGGCAAATCGATACAGAGAGCAAAGTCAAAGACTCCATCGCGTACCTTTTTAAGATTATCTATACCGGCGCCACTCTCAACTACCGTTACGTTAAGCCCTACATTGGCCTTATTAATTACGTTGGCAGTAGCTACGCACCATGCGTAAACACCAGAGGCAGAAGAGGTACTTCCCATGTTCAAACTGGTCTCGCTCCCATATCCTGCGCCAACGATCCCGAAAGAGAAGATCACCAGCAGACATAACACAAATAACACTTTCCAATTTTTCTGCATTGTGGTTCCCCCTTTTTTTACTTTGGTCGTTTCATTCCAAAGATCTTGTTCTCCTAAATACGATCTAAGGAAAAGCCCGGGCCTTTTTTGTTTTTTAGTAACGAGTAGCCTTTCATCCCCCCCTTTTTAAGGTTCTGCTATCACTCCGCTACAGGTAACGTAAAGGTTTTGTTCTTTTTCAGATAGGGCGTTAGGCCTCCTTCAGAAAGAATGCTAATCATTATTTCTGGAAGAGATTCCATATGGATTTGTTGGTTTGTTGTGAGGTTATAAATCTTCTGTGAGGATAAGTCTATTTCCAATAAATCTTGATCTTGTATCTTATCAGTATTACAAATAAGAGCTGGGAGGCCTAAATTAATAGCATTTCTAAAAAATATACGCGCAAAAGATTTCGCTAAAATGGCACCAACTTTTGCATACTTCAGAGCAAGGACTGCCTGTTCCCGTGAAGAGCCACAACCAAAATTCAAGCCTGCCACCACGTAATCTCCTGGCTCCATTTTTTTATAAAATCCCGGAGAAATATCTTCAAAGACATGCTCTGCTAAAAAATTGTAATCGAGAGTTTTTGTATACTTCCCAGCTATAATGTAATCTGTATTTATATTGTCATCAAATTTATGAGCTTTTCCTTGAACCATAAAATTCCCCCCCTATTCATTCTAAAAACTGTCGAGGGTCAGTAATACGTCCCTTTACCGCCGAGGCAGCACAAGTAGCAGGGGAGGCCAGATAAATATTAGCTTTATTATTCCCCATACGGCCCTTAAAATTTCTGTTAGCTGTAGAGAGTACCACTTCTCCATCGCTAGGAACTCCTAAATGAGTGCCAGGGCACGGGCCACACCCTGGAGGAATAATAACGGCGCCGGCCTGAACAAGAGTTTCTATAATCCCTTCCTGCAAGGCTGAAACTAAAACATGGCGAGATGCTGGCGCTACAAGTAAGCGGCAACGAGGATGTACTCTTTTATCTCTCAATATAGCCGCAGCAATTCTAAGATCTTCTAATCTACCGTTCGTACACGTACCTACAAAAACTTGATGGATTTCCGTTCCCGCAAGTTCTTCTACAGGGCATACGTTATCAACCGCATGTGGAGATGCTATCTGAGGAACAATAGAGTCTGCTGCTATTTCTATAGTATTCTTATACTCAACATTATCATCATCGAAGACAGGAGAATAGTTTTTTTGAGTTCTTTCTGCCAAGTATGCCTCTGTTTTCTCGTCACACTCCATAATCCCCACTTTCGCCCCGCACTCAATTGCCATATTGCACAAGGTGAGCCTTTGAGAAACATCCATTGCATTAATAGTTTCCCCAGCGAAATGGAGCGCCAGATAGTCTGCTCCATCTGACCCCAGTCGGCCTATAGTATAAAGTATCAGATCTTTAGCGTACGTCCCCTGGGCCATGGATCCATAATAAGAAATTTTGAGAGTTTCAGGGACCTTCATCCATAGCTGTCCTGTGAGCATCACTCCACTCATATCTGTAGAACCTATTCCAAACGCAATGGCATTCACAGCACCATAAGTACAGGTATGAGAATCACAACCTACTACTATTTCCCCCGGAGTAACAAGGCCCTGCTCTACCATAAGCTGATGGCATATTCCCTCTCCGCCTTCAAAAAGACGTACTTCTTGTTCTTCGGCAAAATAGCGCATCATCGCATGAAGAAAACTTACCTGTTCATTGGGACAAGGTACGGCATGATCAAGAACAAGAACGAACCTCGATGGATCCCATATTTTCTTCTCTCCATATTCGAGAAATGCCTGTATGGCCCGAGGGGCCGTGCTATCATGAGCCATAGCCATATCTACGTTCACGATAGCAAAGTCCCCCGCCCGCACGTCCTGACCGCAATGAGAAGATATAATTTTTTCAACAATAGTTCTCCCTTTGGTCATATTTATGCTCCCACCTTCATTGCTACGATTACGTATCTCTTCTTAACAAAGCGGTGAGGTGTCTGATGTTTTCTACTTCTTCCAGATTCAAAACAGTGTCAGCTATTTTCTTTCTTCGCTCTTCGTCTTCAAATACTCGACCTGCCAGAGAATTAAATTTCCAAAGAAGTTCTTCTTTCGAGAAAGGATTAAGCGGATGCCCCTTGGGATACTCATTTTTTAGATGGAATGTCTGACCGTTATTCAAATCAATCTCAACGGTAATGGTATAACGAAGCTCTCGAGGAAGATTCTCTATATCAGGATTGGTATAAACTTCCACTTTTCTCGCTAAATCAAGAATTTTAGGATCCTGTATTTTTTCTTCTGTGAACTGCTCTACAAAGGCGTTGCCTTCAAGAAACGTGACAGCACACACATACGGATGGCTCAACTGTGCCGATACAACACTCGTTATCTCATCTGCAGGAACAGAATATTTGTGAGTGATAGACGTGGTTCCTACCCTAATTTTCTTTATATCTTCAGATTTTATCTCAGGATGGTCCGCTCTGAATTTTCGCAAGGCATCTATAGTTGTATGCTTGCTTCGGCAGGTCGAGTAAAACTTCAGCCCAATACCCAGTAACTCCCAACGACTGCCAAGTTCCCCAGCTGTACGCTCTATATCGTATACATCATCTGTGAAACAATTATAGAATCCACCAAACTTATTTTCAAAAACATCTTCAATACCGGTAAAACCTTCTTTTGCAAGGAGACCTCCCAAGATAGCTCCCTCAGAAGATTTAGAAGGTACAATTCGTTTGGCCATAGAGGCGAACTGAACAGCCTGAAGTCCACTTGACCAATTGCCTGTAATTCCCATTGCATGAACCATTTGTTCTTTAGAGAGCCCCAACATTTTGCCTACCCCAGCGGCAGAACCGAAAGGACAACATGAGCCCGTATTATTAAAACCTTGGTGGGCCAATTCAGTGCCAATAGGAGCAGCTATTCGACAAGCAACTTCAAAAGCTAGAACAGCAGATGTAAGAAAATCTTTGCCAGAAACATTGCCTAAAGTTTCCGCGAAAGCGGTAATACATCCAAGAACTCCGGTGGCAACATGTATAATGCCATCAGTATGAGTATCATCAAGTTCGAAAGAGTTGATAGCAGCGCCATTGAGCATCATAGCTGCTGTTACAGATGTTTTTTGGCTGGTCCCCCATATAGAGGCTTCCTGTCTATCCGTTCTCTCTAGAAGAACATCTCTATAAATCTTCATCCAAGGCGTAGTGGAGCCGAAAAGCCCGCAACCGTAAGCATCAAGAAGTACGTTTTTAAGATGGAACACAACTTCTTGAGGGATATCCTCGTACTTAAGGTTCACTATAAACTGAGAAAGACTATCGTTAATTCTGTCTGCCGTGGCCATCTAATGCTCTCCTCCTTTTCTGGTTCCCTAATATGACAGCATTTTGGTAAGATCCACTATTGGTTTTTCTGTTGGGTCTCCACTCATAACCCAGTTCATAACCTTGTCTGCTTTCTCACCAGAAAAAATATTATGTGTAACTTCTTTAAATTTTTCCCGTAGATCTTCGTCAGACATGGGATTTAATGGGTCTCCCTTGGCGTAATCTACAGTGGAACTCC
It contains:
- a CDS encoding 3-isopropylmalate dehydratase small subunit, with the translated sequence MVQGKAHKFDDNINTDYIIAGKYTKTLDYNFLAEHVFEDISPGFYKKMEPGDYVVAGLNFGCGSSREQAVLALKYAKVGAILAKSFARIFFRNAINLGLPALICNTDKIQDQDLLEIDLSSQKIYNLTTNQQIHMESLPEIMISILSEGGLTPYLKKNKTFTLPVAE
- a CDS encoding isocitrate lyase/PEP mutase family protein; the encoded protein is MRKTTSLKKMIFERRALVCPGAHDAISAKLIEKAGFEALQVSGFGLSATWLGLPDMAFLSFGEMLSFTKNIVNAVDIPIMADADTGFGSSINAMYVTKELIRIGAAGMNIEDQLFPKRCGHLEGKQIISKEEMVLKIEACVAAKNELDPDFVINARTDAIAVAGVDEAIKRANAYADAGADLIFVEAPQSKEQIQKIIDEVKAPISINLFDAVSGGKTPLIPIETLKKMKVGRVSIPVGPLFAAIKGMTTYLEAISGDKIAEGRNDLVAPFKDFKELVGFNIFRELENQYLPQS
- a CDS encoding 3-isopropylmalate dehydratase large subunit; its protein translation is MTKGRTIVEKIISSHCGQDVRAGDFAIVNVDMAMAHDSTAPRAIQAFLEYGEKKIWDPSRFVLVLDHAVPCPNEQVSFLHAMMRYFAEEQEVRLFEGGEGICHQLMVEQGLVTPGEIVVGCDSHTCTYGAVNAIAFGIGSTDMSGVMLTGQLWMKVPETLKISYYGSMAQGTYAKDLILYTIGRLGSDGADYLALHFAGETINAMDVSQRLTLCNMAIECGAKVGIMECDEKTEAYLAERTQKNYSPVFDDDNVEYKNTIEIAADSIVPQIASPHAVDNVCPVEELAGTEIHQVFVGTCTNGRLEDLRIAAAILRDKRVHPRCRLLVAPASRHVLVSALQEGIIETLVQAGAVIIPPGCGPCPGTHLGVPSDGEVVLSTANRNFKGRMGNNKANIYLASPATCAASAVKGRITDPRQFLE
- a CDS encoding TRAP transporter permease; amino-acid sequence: MDLQNFFKKHVDKILFWSGIIFSLTQLIVPMFFQHLLDIQVRALHVALGVSIALLHCPFRQGEENNNDRSYLWDIFLIAIIAIACINAISKALGIYMNPGGATTFDLVLGTALMIIVLEAARRTVGPAIPIIVTLLFLYIYVAPHLGGIWKIRGLSFEFIMNSIYFSPLGLFGSVTGMSATFIAMFIIFGSLLSATGGGKTFIDLALALTGRFVGGPAKAAVVSSALFGSISGSSVANVMVTGSYTIPLMKRLGYRPEFAGAVEAIASSGGGITPPIMSITAFMMAEFLNISYMKIIGYAILPCFLFYTGVFSGVHFQTKRRGLSAVPEEEIPKWKDVLTFERMAGLIIPTVILLYLITVGQPLLKAGFYASISTIIILAICDFTKGKIKETPQKILSALAEGGADVARIVPILVSVSVLVNLIGITGIAPKVSGLILKHGGSNIFIALLVATIVPFILGTSLPVVPTYVLSVSILVPPLLKIGIDEVAAHLFFIYWAILGGVTPPTCTAAVAAASISKGDWVKTGLNAIKLGAVAFILPYFFALNPSLVGRGPLPSILCHGVTGFVGSIAIAYGFFGFGKGVVALMSRVLFLAGGILLLFPNVGVSIAGGIAVVVAFIWNRALLKRERILIDGGINIEKNNQS
- a CDS encoding carcinine hydrolase/isopenicillin-N N-acyltransferase family protein, translated to MKRLIVLMTTITVLFSTSAFAAVPSDEVIFLQGSAAEVGAMWGEVNRDSILRAYNTFMSRAEGKEDQLRQFAKLSIDLSKKINCSYWIDELNAIADKVGIDRELYIAFTFGRYRDLALFYEGVGCTSFAVAPPATRDGQIIFHKTRETAVDLQSAYLKKITKVPPGDKKPYKFFGEMGTADTGVSFFVNEKGLAGGADVPAQWQHKECYVGPYEGELPYVDPPKYDGFMNHYIPRYIAEHCKNIDEAKEVLHSFAEKGYIASGKLGTNYLFVDARGKILQIADNCYKIIEERESPPLVYAGDEYEGIYFTVSRENDYGSPEDALVTNYGNITIELVNSPKVSKHSALWNFARAQSSATILIDPENPEALTTIFVTLPAYGYSIPFLMGANATPKALVDGTVYEAQRGNFKYNEFYEAGVNDEWRKFIYTVREKVKKGEDATKDMNDNFLQMVNLVLSMNQ
- a CDS encoding TAXI family TRAP transporter solute-binding subunit, whose product is MQKNWKVLFVLCLLVIFSFGIVGAGYGSETSLNMGSTSSASGVYAWCVATANVINKANVGLNVTVVESGAGIDNLKKVRDGVFDFALCIDLPSTLQLYEGKGAFEGEKPYTNVRWLFLRNVFADRLYVRKDAGIKSFGDFAGKRFCPGIPGSASASYIMQYNDILGTKINLMPMAYGDAVNALKEGRIVGLQKSSGLNSMDASLIEVNITNPLTVIGYSEEDVKKIREKIPSMSFLKTEKGTISQLPDVGPIWEECPIAGAVATADMSEEVAYNIIKSYMEGFEEVAAAYSPVKGWDPVADYFKYAPEDAFIPAHAGLIRYAKEKGIEVPEYFIPPEYK
- a CDS encoding MmgE/PrpD family protein — encoded protein: MATADRINDSLSQFIVNLKYEDIPQEVVFHLKNVLLDAYGCGLFGSTTPWMKIYRDVLLERTDRQEASIWGTSQKTSVTAAMMLNGAAINSFELDDTHTDGIIHVATGVLGCITAFAETLGNVSGKDFLTSAVLAFEVACRIAAPIGTELAHQGFNNTGSCCPFGSAAGVGKMLGLSKEQMVHAMGITGNWSSGLQAVQFASMAKRIVPSKSSEGAILGGLLAKEGFTGIEDVFENKFGGFYNCFTDDVYDIERTAGELGSRWELLGIGLKFYSTCRSKHTTIDALRKFRADHPEIKSEDIKKIRVGTTSITHKYSVPADEITSVVSAQLSHPYVCAVTFLEGNAFVEQFTEEKIQDPKILDLARKVEVYTNPDIENLPRELRYTITVEIDLNNGQTFHLKNEYPKGHPLNPFSKEELLWKFNSLAGRVFEDEERRKKIADTVLNLEEVENIRHLTALLRRDT